Part of the Pelobates fuscus isolate aPelFus1 chromosome 12, aPelFus1.pri, whole genome shotgun sequence genome, gttcattattttttcattctgttttgttttctttgctgctattggtggacagtaaagaaagggatatgcaatactcgcctccgtgtctttactaaaatcatgacttttcgtcatctaatagcaaaatcatgcaattctcactttactaaataaccctgtcagtgtgtgtgggtgtatcaaGGATAACAATGTAACACTAATTTGAGAttaatcataaataaataaatatggttaTAAAATGGTCATGGAAATAACATTTTGCTTTTTAATGAGCTCCCCAGTTGGTAACCTCCATAGTTATAATAATAGGACATGGGGTCACTGATCCTGGGCTAAACCTCATGGCTGTTTATTGCACTGACTGCCAGTAACTTGCTCTCTATACAGCAATAAAGGGCTCCTGGTGGGTGGAGTCCATGGGGCGTGGTTTGTTGACCCCGCCCCCTGTTGTCTATTTAAATCCCACGTGTCTGCTGCCTCTGTTAGGTCAGTGGAAGATGCCGATCAAGAGGAAGAGGAAGCACATTGGGAGCAAGAGCAGCGACTCCGGGGTGCAGAAGGGCAAGTATGACGCCATGCAGGTGAAGAAAAACGACATCATTCATCTGTTCATGAAGGATTTTGTGCAACATGGTGAGTGCCCCAAGGGAGGGGGATCTGGCTCTGGGAATGGAGAGGTTAATCAAGGTGAGGGGGGTCAGTGCTGGGCTCTGGGAATGGAGAGGTTAATCAAGGTGAGGGGTCAGTGCTGGGCTCTGGGAATGGAGAGGTTAATCAAGGTGAGGCGGTCAGTGCTGGGCTCTGGGAATGGAGAGGTTAATCAAGGTGAGGGGTCAGTGCTGGGCTCTGGGAATGGAGGGGTTAATCAAGGTGAGGGGGTCAGTGCTGGGCTCTGGGAATGGAGGGGTTAATCAAGGTGAGGGGGTCAGTGCTGGGCTCTGTGAATGGAGGGGTTAATCAAGGTGAGGGGGTCAGTGCTGGGCTCTGTGAATGGAGGGGTTAATCAAGGTGAAGCAGTCAGTGCTGTGCTCTGGGAATGGAGAGGTTAATCAAGGTGAGGGGGTCAGTGTGGGCTCTGGGAATGGAGAGGTTAATCAAGGTGAGGGGGTCAGTGTGGGCTCTGGGAATGGAGAGGTTAATCAAGGTGAGGGGGGTCAGTGCTGGGCTCTGGGAATGGAGAGGTTAATCAAGGTGaggggatcagtgctgggaatggaGGGGTTAATCAAGGTGAGGGGGGGTCAGTGCTGGGCTCTGGGAATGGAGGGATTAATCAAGGTGAGGGGGGGTCAGTGCTGGGCTCTGGGAATGGAGGGATTAATCAAGGTGAGGGGGTCAGTGCTGGGCTCTGGGAATGGAGGGGTTAATCAAGGTGAAGCAGTCAGTGCTGTGCTCTGGGAATGGAGAGGTTAATCAAGGTGAGGGGGTCAGTGTGGGCTCTAGGAATGGAGGGGTTAATCAAGGTGAGGGGGTCAGTGCTGGGCTCTGGGAATGGAGGGGTTAATCAAGGTGAAGCAGTCAGTGCTGTGCTCTGGGAATGGAGAGGTTAATCAAGGTGAGGGGGTCAGTGTGGGCTTTGGGAATGGAGAGGTTAATCAAGGTGAGGGGGTCAGTGCTGGGCTCTGGGAATGGAGAGGTTAATCAAGGTGAGGGGGTCAGTGTGGTCTCTGGGAATGGAGAGGTTAATCAAGGTGAGGGGGTCAGTGCTGGGCTCTGGGAATGGAGAGGTTAATCAAGGTGAGGGGGTCAGTGCTGGGCTCTGGGAATGGAGAGGTTAATCAAGGTGAGGGGGTCAGTGTGGGCTCTGGGAATGGAGAAGTTAATCAAGGTGAGGGGGGTCAGTGCTGGGCTCTGGGAATGGAGAGGTTAATCAAGGTGAGGGGGTCAGTGTGGGCTCTGGGAATGGAGAGGTTAATCAAGGTGAGGGTGGTCAGTGTGGGCTCTGGGAATGGAGAGGTTAATCAAGGTGAGGGGGGTCAGTGCTGGGCTCTGGGAATGGAGAGGTTAATCAAGGTGAGGGGGGTCAGTGCTGGGCTCTGGGAATGGAGAGGTTAATCAAGGTGAGGGGGTCAGTGCTGGGCTCTGGGAATGGAGAGGTTAATCAAGGTGAGGGGGGTCAGTGTGGGCTCTGGGAATGGAGAGGTTAATCAAGGTGAGGGGGGTCAGTGCTGGGCTCTGGGAATGGAGGGATTAATCAAGGTGAGGGGGGTCAGTGCTGGGCTCTAGGAATGGAGGGGTTAATTGGAGCTGATTTAGGCCTGGACATGGTGTAAGCATTGTTTCCATATCTGGTTCAGAACTATgttccccatgatgctttgctagatgTTCCCCAggcacagcatcatgggagttgtagttggaAAGTTGAGGATATACAGGGTTTCTCCCATCTCTGGATCGAAATGCCAGACATATGGACTGGGGGCATTGTGTCCCTCATTAGACCTGATCAGCCTTTTCATTGACCATTAACCCATTAAAGACCAGTGTGGTTTATACTCCACCAATCTGCAATAAAGTACTACTCGGTGTACAGCGATCAGTGTCTGTATAAACAGGATACATTTTGCTGCAGGAGGCCTTTGGGATGTAACTGTAACAATGGCAGTGGAATACAATGGCTTACTCTGGGGTCTAAGGCCTCTATTCCAAAATGTTTATTTGCTGCTATGGTTTCATCCAAAGGTTCTAGAATGGTGCTAATTTGCTGATTGTGTTCTGGTTGATATTACCTGGGATTTAGGTTTTGCCCTACGAGCTATGACCACTCCTAAACAAAAGTTTGCGGAAAAGCTGTTTTTCAAAGCAACTATCTTTGCAAATCTGGGGATTGTACATTCTCTGCAGTCAGATGCTCCACTGAGCCAAGCTGTATTTTCTGGGGCTGGCTGACTGGCTGAAAGCATTAATGGAGTGCTTTTAGACAAAGAGTGTCACTCCGCACTGGTTAACCATTGAGCGTGGTTGGCTCCGGGCAGAGCATCCTGGGGAAGATTGTACTGCATtgattatggtgctaggagtgtacCTCTAACAGTCATTCATTAAAGATCCACTCTAAGCACCAATACAATGttcacttaatgaagcagttttggtgtatagatcatgcccctgcatctctgccatttaggtgatggatcactttgtttatgcagccctaaccacaccaccCCTGCATGTGACTCTCAAAGCCATCGtaaactcttcctgtaaagagacctctaatgtttacacttccttttattgcacagtctgcttaGTTTagagtttgtatctcctgctctaagtctgctagagcctgcaggagtctcctgtgtgtgttaaagttaaaggatcactatagggtcaggaacataaacatgtattgctgaccctatagtgtaaaacccaccattaaggtgacttgccttatttccagcgcctcgcaggtctgctggtgctggccccACACCTTGTTGACATCAGAATTGCCCATttttatccaatccaatgcttcccatggggaaagcattggatttgctaaaaTCAATAAGGGGCTGGTCAAActtccattttggccaatcagcacctcctagagctgctttgaatcaatgcttctctgaggaaaattcagcgtccccattcagagcgtggagatgctgaacggcagtgctgcctacaggGAGCACCTCAagtggtcatctgaggagtggccatttaGAGGTCtctctaggggcaatgtaaacacctcCTTTTCTCTGAACAggtagtgtttgcatgaaaatgcctgcaaataattatactcaccagaactgcattaagctgtagttgttctggtgactatagtgtccctttaaattaacagagcaggtgataacaatttcttctaaagtaaacacacactgtgttgtAAGAgcggattgaaaatgaaaccttttttttcatgtgtgctatgtgagtcacagccaggggaggtgtaactagggcttcCTCAACAGAAACgtgatttaatttctaaatggCTAAGAACTGAGCCGTGGGACTGAAGgggtgtgatctatacaccaaaacaacttcattaaccccttaaggacagatgacgtgtgagacacgtcgtgattcccttttattccagaagtttggtccttaaggggttaagctaaagctgttatTTTGCTGATGTCCCACTGGCTATTTTGGCTCAATATTCCAATTTCCAAGAAGCCACAAACTGGAAAATCAATTAGTCAATTGCATTTGggattttaattcactttgaaatcccagCAGTTCATActtcagtgaatagccctgtgtTTAGGACAAATGGCTCAGTTTGAGTCCATCGAATGTTTCAGATACTGTATTGCACCGAATGCACTGAATGTTTATCAGATACTGTATTGCTCCCAACGGATTTGAATAAATGCCACAATTTGGGCTCTAACCTGCCTGTGGATCCTTACTTTGTATTCACTAAAGGCCACGAGTGTTTGTTACCTAGTTCCGCCCCATTCTGAGTCGCCATATTTGATTATTTAGGGAAAGACAAAATGGATGAACTAAGACGAGAGCTTCAGTCACTCATCCCAACCGCAGAGAAAGCCTTGGATGTTGAGCTAATGAAGATGCCGTGGACTATCCGACAAATGAAGTTTGGCGACTACCTCAGTAAGTCTACTACTAACCTATATTGAAGGGAAATGGTGGTTAGTTGGTTACATTCCATTTTCTTTCAGACATTCATCATGCCGTTCACTACATTCTGAGCGAGTTTGTGTGGTTACCTTTAAATTCCTCCACTTTTTGTTTCTAGAATATCTCTAGGCTTGGATCATTCAGTCTATATTGATTCACTTTCTATCAAAGGTGGGGATCGGTAGCCTAGGCTCTAGGTAGATGTAATGTTATCGTCATTGGAGCAAAATGGGGCAATTCTGGAACCATGGACGGTTTGGATCCCAGTCCCTAAAAGCGCACATTGCGATAGATCATAAACTTATTGGTAGAACCCTGTAAGATCTACAGAGACTGGCTCCGTTTAAATGGTCTTTCTGTCTTTTTAGATTTCATCGGAGATGAGTCGGCCGTTACGGAAGCTGCCTTGAAGGTATCTTGTCTTAACGCAGCAGCTGTGATAAACGGTTTTGATGTTGCATGCAAAAACTTCttgttttgtgtttgtattttttttttttttttttcagctcgaCTGCTTAAATGATATGCCacaatcaaaattaagaaaaagcagTAAAAAGGGTAGGTATCCTCACACAACGGCCCAGGTGGTCAGTGTTCCAGCCTCttggtatatatacatatttttatttttcccccaTAGTGGTTAAAGTGTCAACAGCAGCTCATCCGGAGCAAGACAAAGTTACGACAACTGCAGCTAAAGATAGGACCGTGCAGAAGGCAAGTCCTACGGCTTCTCATGGCGTCTCGTTGCTTACAGTATATtagagttataaaaaaaatataaatcttgCATACTCATACTGTCTTCAAAGATCTGCCGAGTCTACACTTTACACACTGTTCCACTAGGGCAGCATAGAGCAGAGTTCCGGGTTGCCTAAGTCCCATGTGCTGGGGGCAACAAAGTGCAAATGTCACCGTATGTGCAGCGTGCAACTCTACAAATAGACTgctaacaccatgaccacttctaacagtagaagtggtcgtggtggtttgagtaaccctttaaagcagtgctcctcaaccaactcaaggcacacctaacagttcaggatttaggaattacctgggtgtctaaggtgttttttaaaagaaaaaaaactaaacacctTGGACTCTAAGgtgttaattattttattgttctaAGCACCTTAGACACCCAGGTAATTGCTAAATCCTGAGCTGTTAGGTCTGCCTTGAGGAGCACTGTTGTAAAGGATCACTGTgctccataaccacttcagtaagaTCAAATGGTTACGGTGCTTAAAGACACTGTCCCTGCATCCGTGTGTAGGTTCGCTTTCCAGTTGGCTAGTACTTTATTCCTTGCTGACGGTGAGTGTTTAACATATATTCCACATAAGCTGTTTAAGCAAGAGATTACTTGACGAACACATTACGTTAAATGTGGAACTCAAATCTGTCTCCTTGAGTAGTTGGTTGCAGTTCTCATAACGTATACATCAAGCTGTCATTTTAATGGATGCAAGGTGTGTCTctctatatatttaatacaaaacTGTAGTCCAAGACTATAGtatgccccagtccctaacatacagaatcctccctcccctcctcccccccccccccccccccccacctttgcTCATGAAAGAGTTAAATACACTTTTTACTCCTCTTAAACgagcactatagagttaggaatacaaagatgttttTTCTAGCACTGTAAGAATCCTCTGGCCCCCTAGCCCACCCCCAACCATGTGTGAGGACTTTCAGTCAAACTCCATAAAACAGAAGGAAGCACCCTTGTCAGGATTATGGGGACAGgctgcctttagtgtccctttaagaaatcccTCAATCGCTTTTAAAGATTTGCAGTGGCATGGAACCCCTTGTAACCTGTTATATGGTTTTATATTTCTAGGTTCTGAAAAGTAAATCATTGGTTTCGTTAACCGGTAAACCCACCAAGAAAACTCACTCTCTAACTAGGTAATACTCATTGGTAATACTATGTGACTGAGAACCTGCTAGATATCTATCTATTGCAGTGTTACATTTTCACAacaaatttctatttagtttgtcagtcttttgactaaaaagcagtGTTATATTTtcgtcatctgaattgtttgtcTAGTAAAACTCtagtagatttttttaaaaattttttgtcAACACTACTAAAATCGAATATGTTAAGTTGGTGTAATGAATTATTTAAGTAGGATTTCCAAACTCATTTTGTTTttcctccatgtttctcattgCACCCCCCACTTTCCTCCTTGTCTCATTGCCCCTCTCTGTGCTCACATCCCTGATCCTGTGTAGCGTGTCTGAGTGCTGACCGTGGGGAGAGGAGCATGTTAACCTctccctggtctgacaggaagcagttcagtGCTCTCAAAGCGCTTGCTGTCAGACCGAGAAGAGGGAAACAAGCATTTCAGACCACTTGATTGGTGGCAAGACCAGTTTCATTTCAGGTCTATCATTTTGGCCAAAACAATGGGAAATAATCCCCACAGACTCATTGAATACAGGTTAAGGTGCACACCTGCAGTATCGTTTAAGGCAAGGAACATGGTCCGAAGACGAAAAAAGGGAATCTTCAAATTACAAGGAGTTCCTAACGTCTTATATGCTGTTCATCTGTTCAGAACTCTCATTATGAGGAAAGATGTAAAAATTCAGTCTACCAGACTACGGTAGCTTACCTGAACAAACGAGGGGGTACAAGGATAAAAAAATTGCACACGGATTATGTCCTGGGCCCAGTCATCTAGAAGACCTATTTGCAATAATGTTGTCTATCCCTCTTGTATGGACGACTTAAGCAGATCGAGATGGTCCCAGAACGAGTGGTCTCTAAATCTGGTCATTTTTTTTAAGCAGCTGGTGAAGATATTCGACCTGCCTGTCATAAATCTAATGGCAAGAAGGTTGAATGCAAAGGTGCAAACATTTGCCTCTCTCTTCAAGGCAGGCATGCCTCTGGTTCTGGATTGGCTGTCAATCAAGTGGGACTTCAGCCTTGCATACATATTTCCCCTGGTGATCCTATAACCAAGAATCTTGCAGAAGGTGAAAACCGAACAAGCAATGGTACTGGCCAAATCGGAGCTGGTTCTCTGTTTTAATGACTATTGTTTTGAAGTACTGGGAACTTCCGGTTTCAATAGAGCTCCTGGAGAACGAAGGGATTCCAGTGGACGAACTGGAAATGTTCAAATTGACATCTTGGCTACTGCATGGCTAATCCTGCATAACAGAGAGATTCAAGATTCTTATGAATTCTACCCGAAGATCTACCTCTGCTATATATTTGACATTTTTTACGAAATTCCTTCACTGGTATCAAATCTCACCATTGCAAGAGCTTCTACTGATACGATCTTGCATTTTCCACAAGACAAACGAAGATCCAGTTTAAGGTAATCTACCCTCAAAGTTCATGTTTCTGCTCTCAGCCATTATTTGGTAAAGAACTTGGCTTCGGATCCTCTTGTTaggagatttttttaaatttttttttaaggctATCAGGCTTATTAAGAATCGGCAAAAAAATTTCTCTTGGGACCGGTCTTTGGTTTTGAAGTCTTTGTACCCAGCCTTTCCAACATTTGGAGGAAACCTCTTTAAAGCTCTTGTCTctaaaaatcacttttttggtGGCCATAATTTCTGCTAAGAGGGTAGGTGAAATTCAGGCCCTTTCATAGTCTGCTGAATTTACTAAGATTCTTCCAGACAAGGTTGTGCTGTATCCAAAAACCTTTTGTTTCCACCTAGTCCTCTCATCCAGGGCTATCAATCAACCAATTTCCCTGACTTCATTTAATTGGCCATCTGTCTCCGATCTGGATGAAGATTAGCACAAGTTGTATGTCGAAAGATCTCTGAAAATCTACTAATGCCGCTCCT contains:
- the LOC134578806 gene encoding borealin-2-like isoform X1, coding for MPIKRKRKHIGSKSSDSGVQKGKYDAMQVKKNDIIHLFMKDFVQHGKDKMDELRRELQSLIPTAEKALDVELMKMPWTIRQMKFGDYLNFIGDESAVTEAALKLDCLNDMPQSKLRKSSKKVVKVSTAAHPEQDKVTTTAAKDRTVQKVLKSKSLVSLTGKPTKKTHSLTSSVSATPIDKATKKVLTTDRITRTTARLYRTPATPLLRPSRSATTLSFGDHLLSDLIPCVKIPLADGQSVCSAGDDLEHLNIELLRNDTVLQIHALVGQLTNLCAKASNQNGNMP
- the LOC134578806 gene encoding borealin-2-like isoform X2; translation: MPIKRKRKHIGSKSSDSGVQKGKYDAMQVKKNDIIHLFMKDFVQHGKDKMDELRRELQSLIPTAEKALDVELMKMPWTIRQMKFGDYLNFIGDESAVTEAALKLDCLNDMPQSKLRKSSKKVVKVSTAAHPEQDKVTTTAAKDRTVQKVLKSKSLVSLTGKPTKKTHSLTSSVSATPIDKATKKVLTTDRITRTTARTPATPLLRPSRSATTLSFGDHLLSDLIPCVKIPLADGQSVCSAGDDLEHLNIELLRNDTVLQIHALVGQLTNLCAKASNQNGNMP